One window of the Scylla paramamosain isolate STU-SP2022 chromosome 22, ASM3559412v1, whole genome shotgun sequence genome contains the following:
- the LOC135111812 gene encoding putative nuclease HARBI1: MVHSTPRYNTQPMCRYCGKMAGQQEPQQHRRHRTFRERRDVLQEYNDHQLIERFRLDRASILYLTDLVRGALRSPTARNKALSPKMKVAITLRYLDTGKMQLCNSDDFGTTQSTISRVIMQTHEALTQGDICWRFVGFAFTQLEVQRKQAEFIKVAGFPGVVGVVDGTNIRIIAPQEHEIEYVNRKRFHSINVPFVFGATYKILDIVAKWPGSVNDIRVWNESGLKKLLERNIVPAGCHLLGDSAYAMKRWLLTPYLHLQPGSQSRYIR; this comes from the exons ATGGTGCATAGCACTCCCAGGTATAACACGCAGCCAATGTGCCGCTATT GCGGCAAGATGGCAGGTCAACAAGAACCTCAGCAGCACCGAAGGCACCGAACTTTTCGGGAAAGAAGGGACGTCCTGCAGGAGTACAACGATCACCAGCTGATCGAGAGATTTCGGCTTGATCGAGCTTCTATCCTGTACCTAACAGACCTTGTGAGGGGTGCTTTAAGGAGTCCTACTGCAAGAAACAAAGCCCTGTCCCCCAAGATGAAGGTGGCAATAACCTTACGGTATTTGgatactgggaaaatgcagttgtgcaataGTGATGACTTCGGTACAACCCAGTCTACCATCAGCCGTGTCATCATGCAAACCCATGAAGCGCTCACACAAGGGGACATCTGCTGGAGGTTCGTCGGTTTCGCTTTCACTCAGCTGGAAGTACAGAGGAAGCAGGCAGAGTTCATTAAAGTTGCAGGATTTCCCGGTGTCGTCGGTGTTGTTGATGGCACCAATATAAGAATTATTGCACCTCAAGAACATGAAATCGAGTACGTAAATCGGAAGCGGTTTCATAGCATCAATGTCCCGTTTGTATTTGGTGCAACTTACAAGATACTTGACATTGTTGCAAAGTGGCCAGGCTCTGTGAATGATATACGTGTATGGAATGAATCTGGACTGAAGAAACTCCTCGAGAGGAACATCGTGCCAGCTGGATGCCATCTCTTGGGTGACAGTGCTTATGCCATGAAGCGCTGGCTATTGACACCTTACCTGCACTTACAACCTGGTTCACAGTCTAGATATATCCGGTAG
- the LOC135111527 gene encoding uncharacterized protein LOC135111527 isoform X4, whose protein sequence is MYLSYGHCSLSQNCSSASSLSSSSPLCLVCQYSPECCSSAYEEDFVRLRHGMRKRAVWLEGKKEEEGVVPSSWVLEENQTLFWPQGVNAENALHNQQEPDPASWRKFMLKKVKITSDSFQECDTYHLTSTVESSESNSDPDEGLLMRKRRKRSVHMKPASQKPQVTTSQDKVASAPSQVVLPTPPPKVSLDMRSTRTHGMMECSATKDSVSSKTSKSSDNSDGSGQHDRRHHDTPYQKRNHDRGDNLDHHDRRHHDTPHRRRSHDQGDVLKKFSDSNVTEIQMIVAAKLRNAPKLKNEN, encoded by the exons ATGTATCTCTCTTATGGCCATTGTTCTTTATCTCAAAACTGTTCATCTGcatcttcactctcctcttcgtctcccttGTGCCTTGTGTGCCAGTACAGCCCGGAGTGCTGCTCTTCGGCTTATGAAGAGGATTTTGTCAGGTTGAGACATGG aATGAGGAAACGAGCAGTTTGGTTGGagggtaagaaagaagaagagggtgtGGTGCCATCCAGCTGGGTATTAGAAGAGAACCAAACCTTGTTTTGGCCACAAGGAGTTAATGCTGAGAATGCCCTTCATAATCAGCAAGAACCAGACCCTGCATCATGGAGAAAGTTTATgttgaaaaaagtgaagatcaCTTCTG atAGTTTTCAAGAATGCGATACCTACCATCTGACATCTACGGTGGAGAGTTCTGAGAGCAACAGTGATCCTGATGAAGGTCTACtcatgagaaaaaggagaaaacgtt CTGTCCACATGAAGCCAGCCTCACAGAAGCCACAGGTCACAACCTCTCAAGATAAGGTAGCTTCTGCTCCTTCACAGGTTGTActtccaacacctcctcctaaGGTGTCTTTGGATATGCGGTCCACCAGAACCCATGGGATGATGGAGTGCAGTGCAACAAAAGATTCGGTATCCAGCAAGACATCCAAGTCATCTGACAACAGTGATGGCAGTGGCCAGCATGACAGGAGACATCATGACACGCCTTACCAAAAAAGAAACCATGATCGAGGTGACAATCTTGACCACCATGACAGGAGACACCATGACACACCTCACCGAAGAAGAAGCCATGACCAAGGTGACGTGCTTAAAAAGTTCTCAGATTCAAATGTGACAGAAATACAAATGATAGTTGCAGCAAAATTGCGTAATGCTCcaaaattgaaaaatgaaaattag
- the LOC135111527 gene encoding uncharacterized protein LOC135111527 isoform X1, translated as MYLSYGHCSLSQNCSSASSLSSSSPLCLVCQYSPECCSSAYEEDFVRLRHGMRKRAVWLEGKKEEEGVVPSSWVLEENQTLFWPQGVNAENALHNQQEPDPASWRKFMLKKVKITSDSFQECDTYHLTSTVESSESNSDPDEGLLMRKRRKRCKKNLPDDFVNSENLHEAVHMKPASQKPQVTTSQDKVASAPSQVVLPTPPPKVSLDMRSTRTHGMMECSATKDSVSSKTSKSSDNSDGSGQHDRRHHDTPYQKRNHDRGDNLDHHDRRHHDTPHRRRSHDQGDVLKKFSDSNVTEIQMIVAAKLRNAPKLKNEN; from the exons ATGTATCTCTCTTATGGCCATTGTTCTTTATCTCAAAACTGTTCATCTGcatcttcactctcctcttcgtctcccttGTGCCTTGTGTGCCAGTACAGCCCGGAGTGCTGCTCTTCGGCTTATGAAGAGGATTTTGTCAGGTTGAGACATGG aATGAGGAAACGAGCAGTTTGGTTGGagggtaagaaagaagaagagggtgtGGTGCCATCCAGCTGGGTATTAGAAGAGAACCAAACCTTGTTTTGGCCACAAGGAGTTAATGCTGAGAATGCCCTTCATAATCAGCAAGAACCAGACCCTGCATCATGGAGAAAGTTTATgttgaaaaaagtgaagatcaCTTCTG atAGTTTTCAAGAATGCGATACCTACCATCTGACATCTACGGTGGAGAGTTCTGAGAGCAACAGTGATCCTGATGAAGGTCTACtcatgagaaaaaggagaaaacgttGTAAGAAAAATCTGCCTGATGACTTTGTCAATAGTGAAAACTTACATG AAGCTGTCCACATGAAGCCAGCCTCACAGAAGCCACAGGTCACAACCTCTCAAGATAAGGTAGCTTCTGCTCCTTCACAGGTTGTActtccaacacctcctcctaaGGTGTCTTTGGATATGCGGTCCACCAGAACCCATGGGATGATGGAGTGCAGTGCAACAAAAGATTCGGTATCCAGCAAGACATCCAAGTCATCTGACAACAGTGATGGCAGTGGCCAGCATGACAGGAGACATCATGACACGCCTTACCAAAAAAGAAACCATGATCGAGGTGACAATCTTGACCACCATGACAGGAGACACCATGACACACCTCACCGAAGAAGAAGCCATGACCAAGGTGACGTGCTTAAAAAGTTCTCAGATTCAAATGTGACAGAAATACAAATGATAGTTGCAGCAAAATTGCGTAATGCTCcaaaattgaaaaatgaaaattag
- the LOC135111527 gene encoding uncharacterized protein LOC135111527 isoform X3, with amino-acid sequence MYLSYGHCSLSQNCSSASSLSSSSPLCLVCQYSPECCSSAYEEDFVRLRHGMRKRAVWLEGKKEEEGVVPSSWVLEENQTLFWPQGVNAENALHNQQEPDPASWRKFMLKKVKITSDSFQECDTYHLTSTVESSESNSDPDEGLLMRKRRKQAVHMKPASQKPQVTTSQDKVASAPSQVVLPTPPPKVSLDMRSTRTHGMMECSATKDSVSSKTSKSSDNSDGSGQHDRRHHDTPYQKRNHDRGDNLDHHDRRHHDTPHRRRSHDQGDVLKKFSDSNVTEIQMIVAAKLRNAPKLKNEN; translated from the exons ATGTATCTCTCTTATGGCCATTGTTCTTTATCTCAAAACTGTTCATCTGcatcttcactctcctcttcgtctcccttGTGCCTTGTGTGCCAGTACAGCCCGGAGTGCTGCTCTTCGGCTTATGAAGAGGATTTTGTCAGGTTGAGACATGG aATGAGGAAACGAGCAGTTTGGTTGGagggtaagaaagaagaagagggtgtGGTGCCATCCAGCTGGGTATTAGAAGAGAACCAAACCTTGTTTTGGCCACAAGGAGTTAATGCTGAGAATGCCCTTCATAATCAGCAAGAACCAGACCCTGCATCATGGAGAAAGTTTATgttgaaaaaagtgaagatcaCTTCTG atAGTTTTCAAGAATGCGATACCTACCATCTGACATCTACGGTGGAGAGTTCTGAGAGCAACAGTGATCCTGATGAAGGTCTACtcatgagaaaaaggagaaaac AAGCTGTCCACATGAAGCCAGCCTCACAGAAGCCACAGGTCACAACCTCTCAAGATAAGGTAGCTTCTGCTCCTTCACAGGTTGTActtccaacacctcctcctaaGGTGTCTTTGGATATGCGGTCCACCAGAACCCATGGGATGATGGAGTGCAGTGCAACAAAAGATTCGGTATCCAGCAAGACATCCAAGTCATCTGACAACAGTGATGGCAGTGGCCAGCATGACAGGAGACATCATGACACGCCTTACCAAAAAAGAAACCATGATCGAGGTGACAATCTTGACCACCATGACAGGAGACACCATGACACACCTCACCGAAGAAGAAGCCATGACCAAGGTGACGTGCTTAAAAAGTTCTCAGATTCAAATGTGACAGAAATACAAATGATAGTTGCAGCAAAATTGCGTAATGCTCcaaaattgaaaaatgaaaattag
- the LOC135111527 gene encoding uncharacterized protein LOC135111527 isoform X5 has product MYLSYGHCSLSQNCSSASSLSSSSPLCLVCQYSPECCSSAYEEDFVRLRHGMRKRAVWLEGKKEEEGVVPSSWVLEENQTLFWPQGVNAENALHNQQEPDPASWRKFMLKKVKITSDSFQECDTYHLTSTVESSESNSDPDEGLLMRKRRKPVHMKPASQKPQVTTSQDKVASAPSQVVLPTPPPKVSLDMRSTRTHGMMECSATKDSVSSKTSKSSDNSDGSGQHDRRHHDTPYQKRNHDRGDNLDHHDRRHHDTPHRRRSHDQGDVLKKFSDSNVTEIQMIVAAKLRNAPKLKNEN; this is encoded by the exons ATGTATCTCTCTTATGGCCATTGTTCTTTATCTCAAAACTGTTCATCTGcatcttcactctcctcttcgtctcccttGTGCCTTGTGTGCCAGTACAGCCCGGAGTGCTGCTCTTCGGCTTATGAAGAGGATTTTGTCAGGTTGAGACATGG aATGAGGAAACGAGCAGTTTGGTTGGagggtaagaaagaagaagagggtgtGGTGCCATCCAGCTGGGTATTAGAAGAGAACCAAACCTTGTTTTGGCCACAAGGAGTTAATGCTGAGAATGCCCTTCATAATCAGCAAGAACCAGACCCTGCATCATGGAGAAAGTTTATgttgaaaaaagtgaagatcaCTTCTG atAGTTTTCAAGAATGCGATACCTACCATCTGACATCTACGGTGGAGAGTTCTGAGAGCAACAGTGATCCTGATGAAGGTCTACtcatgagaaaaaggagaaaac CTGTCCACATGAAGCCAGCCTCACAGAAGCCACAGGTCACAACCTCTCAAGATAAGGTAGCTTCTGCTCCTTCACAGGTTGTActtccaacacctcctcctaaGGTGTCTTTGGATATGCGGTCCACCAGAACCCATGGGATGATGGAGTGCAGTGCAACAAAAGATTCGGTATCCAGCAAGACATCCAAGTCATCTGACAACAGTGATGGCAGTGGCCAGCATGACAGGAGACATCATGACACGCCTTACCAAAAAAGAAACCATGATCGAGGTGACAATCTTGACCACCATGACAGGAGACACCATGACACACCTCACCGAAGAAGAAGCCATGACCAAGGTGACGTGCTTAAAAAGTTCTCAGATTCAAATGTGACAGAAATACAAATGATAGTTGCAGCAAAATTGCGTAATGCTCcaaaattgaaaaatgaaaattag
- the LOC135111527 gene encoding uncharacterized protein LOC135111527 isoform X2, protein MYLSYGHCSLSQNCSSASSLSSSSPLCLVCQYSPECCSSAYEEDFVRLRHGMRKRAVWLEGKKEEEGVVPSSWVLEENQTLFWPQGVNAENALHNQQEPDPASWRKFMLKKVKITSDSFQECDTYHLTSTVESSESNSDPDEGLLMRKRRKRCKKNLPDDFVNSENLHAVHMKPASQKPQVTTSQDKVASAPSQVVLPTPPPKVSLDMRSTRTHGMMECSATKDSVSSKTSKSSDNSDGSGQHDRRHHDTPYQKRNHDRGDNLDHHDRRHHDTPHRRRSHDQGDVLKKFSDSNVTEIQMIVAAKLRNAPKLKNEN, encoded by the exons ATGTATCTCTCTTATGGCCATTGTTCTTTATCTCAAAACTGTTCATCTGcatcttcactctcctcttcgtctcccttGTGCCTTGTGTGCCAGTACAGCCCGGAGTGCTGCTCTTCGGCTTATGAAGAGGATTTTGTCAGGTTGAGACATGG aATGAGGAAACGAGCAGTTTGGTTGGagggtaagaaagaagaagagggtgtGGTGCCATCCAGCTGGGTATTAGAAGAGAACCAAACCTTGTTTTGGCCACAAGGAGTTAATGCTGAGAATGCCCTTCATAATCAGCAAGAACCAGACCCTGCATCATGGAGAAAGTTTATgttgaaaaaagtgaagatcaCTTCTG atAGTTTTCAAGAATGCGATACCTACCATCTGACATCTACGGTGGAGAGTTCTGAGAGCAACAGTGATCCTGATGAAGGTCTACtcatgagaaaaaggagaaaacgttGTAAGAAAAATCTGCCTGATGACTTTGTCAATAGTGAAAACTTACATG CTGTCCACATGAAGCCAGCCTCACAGAAGCCACAGGTCACAACCTCTCAAGATAAGGTAGCTTCTGCTCCTTCACAGGTTGTActtccaacacctcctcctaaGGTGTCTTTGGATATGCGGTCCACCAGAACCCATGGGATGATGGAGTGCAGTGCAACAAAAGATTCGGTATCCAGCAAGACATCCAAGTCATCTGACAACAGTGATGGCAGTGGCCAGCATGACAGGAGACATCATGACACGCCTTACCAAAAAAGAAACCATGATCGAGGTGACAATCTTGACCACCATGACAGGAGACACCATGACACACCTCACCGAAGAAGAAGCCATGACCAAGGTGACGTGCTTAAAAAGTTCTCAGATTCAAATGTGACAGAAATACAAATGATAGTTGCAGCAAAATTGCGTAATGCTCcaaaattgaaaaatgaaaattag
- the LOC135111527 gene encoding uncharacterized protein LOC135111527 isoform X6 translates to MRKRAVWLEGKKEEEGVVPSSWVLEENQTLFWPQGVNAENALHNQQEPDPASWRKFMLKKVKITSDSFQECDTYHLTSTVESSESNSDPDEGLLMRKRRKRCKKNLPDDFVNSENLHEAVHMKPASQKPQVTTSQDKVASAPSQVVLPTPPPKVSLDMRSTRTHGMMECSATKDSVSSKTSKSSDNSDGSGQHDRRHHDTPYQKRNHDRGDNLDHHDRRHHDTPHRRRSHDQGDVLKKFSDSNVTEIQMIVAAKLRNAPKLKNEN, encoded by the exons ATGAGGAAACGAGCAGTTTGGTTGGagggtaagaaagaagaagagggtgtGGTGCCATCCAGCTGGGTATTAGAAGAGAACCAAACCTTGTTTTGGCCACAAGGAGTTAATGCTGAGAATGCCCTTCATAATCAGCAAGAACCAGACCCTGCATCATGGAGAAAGTTTATgttgaaaaaagtgaagatcaCTTCTG atAGTTTTCAAGAATGCGATACCTACCATCTGACATCTACGGTGGAGAGTTCTGAGAGCAACAGTGATCCTGATGAAGGTCTACtcatgagaaaaaggagaaaacgttGTAAGAAAAATCTGCCTGATGACTTTGTCAATAGTGAAAACTTACATG AAGCTGTCCACATGAAGCCAGCCTCACAGAAGCCACAGGTCACAACCTCTCAAGATAAGGTAGCTTCTGCTCCTTCACAGGTTGTActtccaacacctcctcctaaGGTGTCTTTGGATATGCGGTCCACCAGAACCCATGGGATGATGGAGTGCAGTGCAACAAAAGATTCGGTATCCAGCAAGACATCCAAGTCATCTGACAACAGTGATGGCAGTGGCCAGCATGACAGGAGACATCATGACACGCCTTACCAAAAAAGAAACCATGATCGAGGTGACAATCTTGACCACCATGACAGGAGACACCATGACACACCTCACCGAAGAAGAAGCCATGACCAAGGTGACGTGCTTAAAAAGTTCTCAGATTCAAATGTGACAGAAATACAAATGATAGTTGCAGCAAAATTGCGTAATGCTCcaaaattgaaaaatgaaaattag